The genomic DNA AACCGAGCGCGAGCGCAACGCGTACGTGGAGGCGCCGCGCCGCGCACCGCCCGCGCCGCCTCACCGCCACGCCGCCGCACAGCCACTCAAGCCGGTGACGGCGCAGCCCGGCGCCGACAAGCGGCGTGCGCCCGCCGACTCGATCGTGTGCGCCGAGTGCGGCCGCTGCCGCTGCTCGCAGTGCGCGCGGCCGCGGCCGCTGCCGTCGCACTGGCTGTGCGGCTCGTGCCTGTGCAGCGCGGAGGCGTGCGTGGACTACGCGTCGTGCATGTGCTGCGCCAAGGCGCTGTTCTACCACTGCGGGAGCGGCGAGGAGGAGGCGGGCGAGCCATGCGCGTGCGGGCCGCGCCTGGCGTGCGTAGCGGCGCTGTCCGTGCCGCTGCCGTGCCTGTGGCTGTACTGGCCGCTGCGCGGCTGcgcggcggcgggc from Pararge aegeria chromosome 5, ilParAegt1.1, whole genome shotgun sequence includes the following:
- the LOC120624073 gene encoding protein sprouty — protein: MDEYGGPAAPPRPPKPAARVHGAGAAGGAGGARQPAVSLLRPRPETERERNAYVEAPRRAPPAPPHRHAAAQPLKPVTAQPGADKRRAPADSIVCAECGRCRCSQCARPRPLPSHWLCGSCLCSAEACVDYASCMCCAKALFYHCGSGEEEAGEPCACGPRLACVAALSVPLPCLWLYWPLRGCAAAGAAVYARARRSGCRCADAPPPLSSII